From the genome of Oryza glaberrima chromosome 1, OglaRS2, whole genome shotgun sequence:
AGGAATATTTTGATGCTTTTGTTttgggggagaggggaagagaagcttctgttttcttttcatcGGTGGAGGAAGGGGACAGGGCAAGAGGGGAGGGGGTGTTACACGTATCCTCTCGTGGACCGGGCCCATAGGCTCGCAACAACCGCGACGCTGCATCAGCCTGCACGTAGGCGTGCCACGTGGGCGGCTCACATCGGCTCTGGTCCGTCGACCTGGCGAGCGCGTGCCACGCGTCGCGCATGGGCGCACGGTACGCCCGTAATATGAGGAGATCGAGCCGGTGTAGAGCGGCTAGAGCCCACTATGGTGAACCAGCTCCGTTTGATCTGCAGATGCCGATGCTTATGAGCCGTTGATTTCTCCTTGGAGGTTCTGATTGGCCTGATCGGGACACGCTCGCAGGCTCGCAGCAGTGGACGGCgctggtgatttttttttttccctttttttgagATTCGCTGGTGGGGTTTCACGTCTATGGAGTATGGACAAGGTTCACCGAAATTTATTCTGGACGTGACGGTTCGAGGCTTTTGGGCCGGGCTGGAACTTGAGAGTACAGTTGTTGGTTCGGGCCGAAACTTAGTTCGGAGCAAAAACAGGTATTCACCGCAAACTAAATAGGCATACAAATTCAAATCAGAAGCACGAGGATTCGTGTAAAGCAATTTGCTTAACGTTTTGCTAAAATCAATCGTGAGTGACAAACATGGGCACCTTTTGAGTCAATTTTACAACCAACGCCACCACGAATTGAAAGCACCCAAAATCATGTTCTAGTATGTATATGTATCTATGTATAGgttcttctgtaagtatttacaaAGTTCTTCTTGATGTTTGGCTTTATGCACTTCAGGCGGACTAGTATGTACACCTCCCTTCAGGAACTGATCAAGAAAAGTGAATTGTCATCCTGTCAGTTTGATCGAGCTAGTGTACGTGAAAGTTGACAAAGAAATTGACTATATGAAGATTTCAAGAATGGCATGGGCGACTGTTACCTGTTAAatcatgttctttttctttgccCGGAACATGAAAAGCTGATCTCTGTATTGAGCTGAAACAGATGATACCAGATATTAGCCGCCATGAACATTCTGCTGCATATATTTGTGAGTCGGGAGgcggataaaaaaaaacaaagacttCCCATTTAGGGCCCATTTTGAACGCAGGAATTTTGTACGAATTAGTTGCAATTTccacaaaagaaaaactataaaatttatCTGTTCCAGAGGAGGCAAAATAATGCAATGCAACACTGTCACAATGTATGACTATTTTACTATATGCATTTTAAGCCAACAAGAGCTTACCAGCATCTTTGTAGCGTTCCTCAACAGCAGCGACCAGCATATTGCGGACCAAATCAAACTCTTGGGCCTCAAAGCAAGGTTGATCGTCAGGCCTTCAAATGGTACGGGATGCATTAGCAGTGCTTTAAAATAAACCTTTCTTTACTGAAACCTATGAAGCTACTTTTGTTACAAACCTGTCAAGTCTTGTGTATTGGAATTGGTCTGAGCTTACATAGCTCTCAGATGGTGTTGGTTGTACAACTTTCAATCCATTGTTATACGCTATACGCCTATTCACTTGTATAGGAACCTATGTAAAGTTAGAATAAATTGGAATGAGTATCATAAACATCCATTTAGCAGCAAAACACCAAGAAGATCAGGATTTTTCCACATTCTTTGATTGCTGTACTCAAATCATTGGTTATGAAAATTTCCTCAAATGAtttaaaaggaaataaaaaggaGTACCTCTAGAAGTATTGCATGCAAATCATATCATCCACAAATAACAAGGTTAAGCAACAGCACCAAAAAATAGATCACTTTTCTGACAGGACAAGGGAATCCTGTTTGCTGGTTTTACAGTTTTGTGGCTAGCGCTCAAACAGATAGATGCATGTTATAACCCCCAACATACAACTAAGTCACAGCACTTCCAATATTCTGGGATTAGCAGCCTTAAAGGAAATATGGCCAGCACTCAGCAATTAATCAGAAGCACAGCTGCACAGGAGATGAATGCACACCTTACACCGGAAAGCAATGTTGATGGCATCTGATGGCTTGAGATCTAAGCTAATAGTCTCCTCTTCATTGCCAATCTGGATATCATGACACCATACTTCAGACAAAAGTAaaatagatactccctccgtactcgtaaagaaagtcgtttagaacaatgtttaagtcaaaccttaggaatataaatcatgaataactctcaagttgttgagtttgaaaatgtaaaattatatgaatagatttgtcttgaaaaatactttcataaaagtatacatatatcacttttcaataaatatttttatagaaacaagaagtcaaagttgtgttttggagaccgtgtcgctgtccaaaacgacttcctttatgagtatggagggagtagttcatgTGAAGTCATTTTACCTTAGCAAGATACAATCGAGAATAGTATGCATCATGGACCATTTCTGTAATCCGCACCAAACGTACCTAAAGGGAACAGATCTGAAGTAATCAAGTAACTGATAAATGGACATATTATATGACATTTAAGAGAACAGATCAGCAGACCGTGAACTCTGGAAAACAGCTTTCCACTAGGACACTTTAGAAAAGATGTATGTATTGTCCAAGTGCATGATAACCAGCATACATTAagtaataaaactaaaatagtAACACACTTAAGCACACCCATGAAACACTAAACAGAAAACCTAAACCATGAAGCCACACGAAAGTTGCAAAAGAAAGTCTGCTTATAAGATCTCATCTTAAACTCACCGCATATCCCATCCTTTCGGTCATCTCCTTTACCACATTATAAATAGTTGGCCTTGGCTGGAAAGACAGAATAGTCATGCAAATCAGATATAGTACATGAAAACAATTTAAAACCAGAATCATGTGGATGCTTAACATctaacatatatttattaaagCTATATCCAACTCTTACAATTCGAATGTTCCGAAGGGCAGCCAGCAACATAATACTTGGTGTTTCCACTGGAAAAAAGTAATGTGAGTATATCACACAATTAGAAAAGCATCTGCATAAGTGGAAAGCATGCCCAAGCAAGAATTAATACGTACTGACGATAATTGGAAGCAAAAGATCACTTCCATCTTCCATCTTCAGAACAATAGCATGGTGAGGTGCAGAATCCCGCAATCTTAATACCCGCGGGTTGTTTTGGACACATCTAAGGTTTTTGCCATCACGCATTTTAATCACAAATCCATCAGATACACTTCTGAGCTCAACTGCAAGGACAGATAAAACCACAAGTTTAATCTCAGAAATGTACAATGGTTGTTTGGCAATCGGCATAAATGATATACTAGTGATATGTAACTAATACTGCAACAGTAGCTTGGCATAAACGGTATGTAGCTGATCAAACAACAGCAACTGTTTCAAAGGCTCACAGCGAACTTCCCAACTCCCAACAAACAGTGGGCCGGACCCGGACATTGCTCGAACGACTATGCATCAAAACCCAATGAAgttacaagttacagtgtaacaGAAGTAAGCAATTACCAGCCTCCATCACGCTGGAGTTGACGAACTCCTCGCCGCTGGCGTCGTAatccgcggcagcggcgccgtcCCCGTCGGAAGACGAGCCGTAACTGCAACAAACAGGCCAGACCCAGCCGCTTCGCGCATGCCGCTCGGACGGGAAACCGAAGAACCTGCGCGCCGCCCGGTAGTGGTCTCCCTGCAACCCACAGGCTCGTCTCCTCAGGTGCACGCGCCTAAGCAGCTGCCCGCTGATCTTCGCGTCGGAGGTCAGGGCGCCGGTCGCCGGAGCAGCATAGCGCGGGAGAACCGGCCCGTTGATGATCTCCATCCTTGAATTTTTACCATAAACCAAACCGTCATAAACGAACTCAAAGGCAACAGAAACATCAGAACTCAACTTGGAGAAAGGAATCGATGCGATTTTCACCGAACGAGAGGTCCAATTAGC
Proteins encoded in this window:
- the LOC127781651 gene encoding bifunctional nuclease 1; the encoded protein is MEIINGPVLPRYAAPATGALTSDAKISGQLLRRVHLRRRACGLQGDHYRAARRFFGFPSERHARSGWVWPVCCSYGSSSDGDGAAAADYDASGEEFVNSSVMEAVELRSVSDGFVIKMRDGKNLRCVQNNPRVLRLRDSAPHHAIVLKMEDGSDLLLPIIVMETPSIMLLAALRNIRIPRPTIYNVVKEMTERMGYAVRLVRITEMVHDAYYSRLYLAKIGNEEETISLDLKPSDAINIAFRCKVPIQVNRRIAYNNGLKVVQPTPSESYVSSDQFQYTRLDRPDDQPCFEAQEFDLVRNMLVAAVEERYKDAAQYRDQLFMFRAKKKNMI